The following are encoded together in the Pectobacterium punjabense genome:
- a CDS encoding vWA domain-containing protein, whose protein sequence is MRRLPVYLLIDTSGSMRGESIHAVNVGIQAMLSALRQDPYALESVHISIITYDNDAREFIPLTPLEDFQFTDIVVPSAGGTFTGAALECLIQSVDRDVKRSDGDQKGDWRPLVFLMTDGSPSDAYAYDEAVTEVKKRAFGSIIACAVGPKAKHEHLKKLTNQVVALETLDSTAFAGFFKWVSASVASGSTSSGVTAGQDNLPPPPPEIQLVL, encoded by the coding sequence ATGAGGCGGCTACCTGTTTATCTCTTGATTGATACTTCAGGCTCAATGCGCGGCGAGTCCATTCATGCGGTCAATGTGGGGATTCAGGCCATGCTAAGCGCACTGCGTCAGGACCCTTACGCGCTAGAAAGCGTCCATATCTCGATCATCACCTACGACAATGACGCGCGAGAGTTTATCCCCTTGACGCCGCTGGAAGATTTCCAGTTTACCGATATCGTGGTTCCCAGCGCGGGTGGCACCTTTACGGGGGCGGCCCTTGAGTGTTTGATCCAGTCCGTCGATCGTGATGTTAAACGCTCCGATGGCGATCAGAAAGGCGACTGGCGTCCTCTGGTATTCCTCATGACGGACGGCAGCCCTTCTGACGCCTACGCGTATGATGAAGCGGTGACCGAAGTCAAAAAGCGCGCCTTTGGTTCGATCATTGCCTGTGCGGTTGGGCCGAAAGCCAAGCATGAACACCTGAAAAAACTGACCAACCAAGTGGTGGCCTTAGAAACGCTGGACTCTACGGCGTTTGCCGGTTTCTTCAAATGGGTTTCTGCGAGCGTCGCGTCCGGCAGCACCAGCTCCGGCGTCACGGCGGGTCAGGATAACCTACCGCCGCCGCCTCCCGAAATACAGCTGGTTCTGTGA
- a CDS encoding TerD family protein, with product MSVSLRKGQSVSLKKNEFDLSSVTIGLGWDISEEKKSFLGGIFGKKTEDEYDLDVIAFLCNAEGKVVDLGQIEDGRPTLDNGDVIFFNNQRHHSGQIWLTGDNRTGAGDGDDEQIIANLNTLDAKYEKIVFIVQIYNGQEQQQHFGKVKNAFIRAVDAKNVEMARFDLSGGPAFNQQCSMVFAELVREGTGWKLCAIGEPSDSDSFITHLKSYL from the coding sequence ATGTCAGTCAGTTTGCGTAAAGGACAAAGTGTTAGCCTCAAGAAGAATGAATTTGATCTCTCCTCTGTCACCATCGGCCTGGGTTGGGACATTAGCGAAGAGAAAAAAAGCTTCCTGGGGGGAATATTTGGTAAGAAAACAGAAGATGAGTATGATCTCGATGTTATTGCTTTCCTGTGCAATGCCGAAGGAAAAGTAGTTGATTTGGGGCAAATAGAAGATGGCCGACCCACTTTGGATAACGGGGATGTGATCTTTTTCAATAACCAGCGTCACCACTCAGGTCAAATCTGGTTAACTGGCGACAACCGTACCGGAGCAGGAGATGGCGACGATGAACAAATCATCGCTAACCTGAATACGCTGGATGCCAAATACGAAAAAATTGTTTTTATCGTCCAAATTTATAACGGCCAGGAACAGCAACAGCATTTTGGTAAAGTGAAGAACGCGTTTATTCGCGCTGTCGATGCCAAGAATGTAGAAATGGCGCGTTTTGATCTTTCCGGCGGGCCTGCATTTAACCAACAATGCTCTATGGTATTTGCCGAACTGGTGCGTGAAGGCACGGGTTGGAAACTCTGCGCTATCGGTGAGCCTTCCGATTCAGATAGCTTTATTACACATTTAAAGAGCTACCTGTAA
- a CDS encoding vWA domain-containing protein, which produces MRRLPVYLLLDTSGSMHGEPIEAVKNGVQTLLTTLRQDPYALETAYVSVITFDTSARQVVPLTDLLTFKSPDLVANGTTALGEALSLVAQAIEREVQKTTAETKGDWRPLVFIMTDGAPTDDWRKGVADFKSARTGVVVACAAGQVAETKVLQEITEIVLQLDTADSNAIKAFFKWVSASISVGSQKVESGKKDVIGLDDLPPPPPEVNVVL; this is translated from the coding sequence ATGCGAAGACTACCCGTCTATTTGTTGTTGGATACCTCTGGTTCTATGCACGGTGAGCCAATTGAAGCCGTCAAAAATGGGGTACAGACGTTACTCACGACGTTGCGACAAGATCCCTACGCGTTGGAAACCGCTTATGTTTCCGTCATTACCTTTGATACCTCCGCCCGCCAAGTTGTACCGCTAACTGACCTGCTTACTTTCAAATCCCCCGATCTGGTTGCGAATGGCACGACTGCGCTGGGCGAGGCGCTATCGTTGGTGGCACAGGCTATTGAACGCGAGGTTCAGAAAACCACGGCGGAAACGAAGGGTGACTGGCGTCCTCTGGTCTTTATCATGACTGATGGTGCGCCAACGGATGACTGGCGTAAAGGTGTCGCTGACTTTAAGTCGGCACGTACGGGCGTCGTTGTTGCCTGTGCCGCTGGGCAAGTCGCGGAAACAAAGGTTTTGCAGGAAATTACCGAAATCGTTTTACAGCTTGATACGGCGGATTCGAACGCCATCAAAGCATTTTTCAAGTGGGTATCGGCGAGTATTTCTGTTGGAAGCCAAAAAGTGGAGTCGGGTAAAAAAGACGTTATCGGTCTTGACGATCTCCCCCCACCGCCGCCAGAAGTGAATGTCGTGCTCTAA
- a CDS encoding tellurium resistance protein TerW yields the protein MQLSTRQVRVYRLAKILGAGKPVAAKQIITMLDCSEPTLTRVLKELRSAYSAEIKYSKSLHAYQMIHPGQLDKKELRRMAQALDSNAELKEEETVSRVFLDKEKKKAVSLSLRMSVLRKIDTLAGLKDVTRSEAVEMLIGKCADELIRTSLPPRK from the coding sequence ATGCAACTAAGCACCCGTCAGGTTCGTGTTTACCGTCTTGCCAAAATTCTGGGGGCAGGAAAACCCGTTGCCGCAAAGCAGATCATCACGATGTTGGACTGTTCGGAACCCACATTGACTCGGGTACTGAAAGAGTTGAGAAGTGCCTACTCCGCTGAGATAAAGTACAGTAAATCTCTGCATGCTTATCAGATGATTCATCCCGGCCAGCTTGATAAAAAAGAACTGCGTCGTATGGCGCAAGCGCTTGATTCCAATGCCGAGTTGAAAGAAGAAGAAACGGTTAGCCGGGTCTTTCTGGATAAAGAAAAAAAGAAAGCCGTTTCCCTGTCATTAAGGATGTCGGTGCTGCGTAAAATCGATACGCTGGCAGGTCTTAAAGACGTTACGCGCAGCGAAGCGGTGGAAATGCTGATCGGTAAATGTGCTGATGAACTGATTCGTACGTCTTTACCACCACGGAAATAA
- a CDS encoding HpcH/HpaI aldolase/citrate lyase family protein — protein MNKRLSPWNLGATLYMPATRADIADVILTDKISGLRSLVICLEDAVAESDVPLALLRLRELLTTLAQAKQANGKADWPLVFVRPRDAEMGRWLAHEMDLSPLDGLVLPKFTLASLPQWWEVVRNSELCMMPTLETEDVFDVVQMRELATQLQSHPCHARIIALRIGGNDLMNVISLRRSRHLTLYDGPMGYVIKMLVSIFAARNFALTAPVCEHIDDHHIMSRELALDMAHGLVGKTAIHPNQIDIIEQALMVSATDYADALRILNSSQAVFKSQGSMCEPATHRRWASGILERAKVYGIASEQNQGARLIVATHNH, from the coding sequence ATGAATAAAAGGCTTTCTCCCTGGAATTTAGGTGCGACGCTCTATATGCCCGCGACGCGTGCCGATATCGCTGACGTTATTTTGACCGATAAAATTAGCGGGCTGCGCTCGCTGGTTATTTGCCTTGAAGATGCCGTCGCGGAAAGTGATGTCCCTCTGGCGTTGTTGCGCCTTCGTGAGCTTTTGACGACATTGGCGCAGGCGAAACAGGCTAATGGAAAAGCCGACTGGCCGTTGGTTTTTGTTCGGCCGCGCGACGCTGAGATGGGCCGCTGGCTTGCGCATGAGATGGACTTGAGTCCGCTGGATGGGCTGGTGTTGCCCAAATTTACTCTGGCTTCTTTGCCACAGTGGTGGGAGGTGGTGCGGAACAGCGAGCTTTGCATGATGCCGACACTGGAAACTGAAGACGTTTTCGACGTGGTGCAGATGCGTGAGTTAGCTACGCAGCTCCAGTCTCATCCCTGCCATGCGCGCATTATTGCCTTGCGTATTGGCGGAAACGATCTGATGAATGTGATCTCACTGCGGCGCTCACGCCACCTGACTTTATATGATGGACCGATGGGATACGTGATCAAAATGTTGGTCTCGATCTTTGCAGCACGTAATTTCGCGTTGACCGCGCCAGTCTGTGAACATATTGATGACCATCACATCATGTCGCGTGAGCTGGCGTTGGATATGGCGCACGGATTGGTCGGAAAAACGGCTATTCACCCCAATCAAATCGATATCATTGAGCAGGCGCTGATGGTGTCCGCGACAGATTATGCGGATGCGTTGCGCATTCTGAATTCCAGCCAGGCGGTCTTTAAATCTCAGGGATCGATGTGCGAGCCTGCCACGCATCGCCGCTGGGCATCGGGAATTTTGGAACGGGCGAAGGTCTATGGCATTGCATCAGAACAAAACCAGGGAGCTCGCCTTATCGTTGCGACCCATAATCACTGA
- a CDS encoding cysteine protease StiP family protein, with the protein MHDDITPFSGSYLPHDIHFLLQPVEIDVTPVEEKERLIQSGAKHYSDMLSQEPEPTVWHLELFSRALEQEGARLAREVQMLAQTLAQRFGDTPVILTSLVRAGVPLGVMLHRALRAMGKTSYHYGISIIRDRGIDKTALEWIEARHGSKGIVFVDGWTGKGAITGELIKSLKGREGYPEQPRLVVLADPCGCAWLSASNDDWLIPFGIMGAPVSGLISRSLWSAEGLHGCVICEHLKRYECSQMLADTVEALRRASSPVDLSCSELLPERQRDLQQQSERVIRTLAERYGIDSINRIKPGIAEATRAVLRRVPDHVLVQTMDDPDVALLVYLAKEKGITITEVGDEIGQYRAVTIIKKVH; encoded by the coding sequence ATGCATGACGACATCACGCCTTTCTCTGGCTCCTACTTGCCACACGATATCCATTTTTTGCTTCAGCCTGTCGAGATAGACGTGACGCCCGTGGAAGAGAAGGAGCGACTGATTCAGTCGGGCGCTAAGCACTATTCCGATATGCTGAGCCAGGAGCCGGAACCGACGGTCTGGCACCTTGAGCTTTTCTCCCGCGCGCTTGAACAAGAGGGCGCACGTTTGGCGCGCGAGGTGCAGATGCTTGCGCAAACGCTGGCACAGCGTTTTGGCGATACGCCAGTGATATTGACCAGCTTGGTGCGGGCCGGTGTTCCTCTGGGTGTGATGTTGCATCGCGCCCTACGTGCTATGGGGAAAACGTCTTACCATTATGGCATCAGCATTATCCGCGATCGGGGCATCGATAAAACCGCGCTGGAATGGATTGAGGCGCGTCACGGCAGTAAGGGCATTGTGTTTGTTGATGGCTGGACCGGTAAAGGCGCTATCACGGGCGAGTTGATCAAATCTCTGAAGGGAAGAGAAGGGTATCCCGAACAGCCACGTCTGGTGGTACTGGCGGACCCCTGCGGCTGTGCCTGGCTGTCAGCGAGTAATGATGACTGGCTGATTCCGTTTGGGATTATGGGAGCCCCTGTTTCGGGTCTGATATCCCGATCGCTGTGGTCGGCGGAAGGGTTACACGGCTGCGTGATATGCGAGCACCTTAAGCGCTATGAGTGCAGCCAAATGCTGGCAGATACCGTCGAGGCGCTGCGTCGAGCCTCCTCTCCCGTGGATTTGTCATGTAGCGAATTACTGCCTGAACGGCAACGCGATCTTCAACAACAGAGTGAAAGGGTGATCCGTACTCTGGCTGAACGCTATGGCATCGATAGCATCAATAGAATCAAACCAGGTATTGCTGAAGCGACCCGCGCTGTGCTACGTCGGGTGCCGGATCATGTTCTGGTACAAACGATGGACGACCCGGATGTTGCGCTGTTGGTTTATCTTGCGAAGGAAAAGGGCATCACGATTACTGAAGTTGGCGATGAAATCGGTCAGTACCGCGCGGTTACCATTATCAAAAAGGTGCACTGA
- a CDS encoding phosphoribosyltransferase domain-containing protein, whose amino-acid sequence MSPIPQQPVYTRHLSCGTLSVTPTGGVAALDTLFDIAERRNPKRAFLFVSKVLGRHIPVSPATMRGVYRQLAEQIPASIEGPVLFIGMAETAVGLGAGVFDEVRQRVSEPVYLTSTRHPQDAELLCEFKEAHSHATDHLIYLPEDELLRRRVREARTLILIDDEATTGNTFINLLAALRETAWLTHLQQVFTVTLTDWSGSALAQRCPLPLQSISLVQGDWQWVPKPDAPLPIMPTVNVTARGNVAITGKQSWGRLGMAEPAGDLGRDLRVAPSEKILVLGSSEFVWEPFLLAERLQAQGADVKFGSTTRSPIATGFAIQSAITFNDNYGLGIANFVYNVMHQRFDRILLCVETPSESVDPQLLDALATVAPSVEIISYD is encoded by the coding sequence ATGTCACCGATTCCACAACAGCCCGTTTATACCCGCCACCTTTCCTGCGGCACGCTCAGCGTAACGCCAACTGGCGGCGTGGCGGCGCTGGATACCTTGTTTGATATTGCTGAACGTCGTAACCCTAAGCGTGCTTTCCTGTTTGTTAGCAAAGTACTGGGACGACACATTCCCGTATCTCCCGCGACGATGCGCGGTGTGTATCGCCAGCTTGCTGAGCAGATCCCCGCCTCTATTGAGGGACCGGTGTTGTTTATCGGCATGGCCGAAACGGCGGTAGGTTTAGGGGCAGGCGTTTTTGATGAAGTGAGGCAACGGGTCAGTGAACCCGTTTATTTGACCTCCACCCGCCACCCGCAAGACGCTGAACTGCTCTGTGAGTTTAAGGAAGCGCATAGTCACGCCACCGATCACTTAATCTATCTCCCAGAAGATGAGCTGTTACGTCGCCGCGTGCGTGAAGCACGTACTCTGATACTGATTGATGACGAAGCGACGACGGGCAATACGTTCATTAATTTACTGGCCGCCCTGCGAGAAACCGCATGGCTGACGCACTTGCAGCAGGTATTTACGGTAACGCTGACTGACTGGAGCGGTAGTGCGCTCGCACAGCGTTGTCCTTTACCTCTTCAGTCCATTTCTCTGGTTCAGGGCGACTGGCAATGGGTGCCCAAACCGGATGCACCTCTTCCCATTATGCCGACGGTGAACGTCACGGCGCGCGGTAACGTTGCCATCACGGGAAAACAGAGCTGGGGACGCTTGGGTATGGCCGAACCTGCCGGGGATTTAGGGCGTGATTTGCGTGTAGCGCCGAGTGAAAAAATATTGGTTCTGGGCAGTAGTGAGTTTGTTTGGGAACCTTTTTTACTGGCGGAGCGTTTGCAAGCGCAAGGGGCTGACGTTAAGTTCGGCTCTACCACGCGATCCCCTATCGCAACTGGATTCGCCATTCAGTCGGCGATAACGTTCAATGACAATTACGGGCTAGGCATTGCAAATTTTGTCTACAACGTGATGCATCAACGTTTCGATCGCATTCTGCTCTGCGTGGAAACGCCGTCAGAGAGTGTCGATCCCCAATTACTCGATGCGTTGGCGACGGTAGCGCCCAGCGTGGAGATTATCAGCTATGACTAA
- a CDS encoding ATP-grasp domain-containing protein: protein MTQRIWLMEGLSSQRDMILAIKSFAEIRGVDVTIFASHRNERNEILSLADRAFLEPKDEAERLSFILTTVKTQGIHAIHAGRHGRWCENHRHEIESLGVKLTTGTVNVASLLIADDKVAFAHEMEKLGLAVVPSIRVSSVDELRQQIAAAPFSGAPLCVKPVTGIYGMGFWRFDDSASPMAVFTHPERRVVAPAHYLRALSEAGNFAPLVLMPYLPGPEYSVDMLVEKGKVLAAVARRKAGALQYLENSGEAYQLAIACAESMQADGLVNVQTRHNDDGVPQLLEINMRPSGGIGYTRFSGVNLPGLFALRQLELLSVQQVVELAAEAFEPATVRTITDVVRYQTTLSNRLQEG from the coding sequence ATGACACAGAGAATTTGGCTAATGGAAGGCTTGTCTTCCCAGCGCGATATGATTTTGGCGATTAAATCTTTTGCTGAAATCCGCGGTGTGGACGTCACCATTTTTGCTTCTCATCGTAATGAGCGTAATGAAATCCTGTCGCTTGCCGATCGTGCATTCCTGGAGCCAAAGGACGAGGCTGAACGTCTCTCATTTATCCTGACTACCGTCAAAACGCAGGGGATTCATGCGATCCATGCCGGTCGACACGGCCGCTGGTGCGAAAACCATCGACATGAAATTGAATCGCTTGGCGTGAAACTGACTACCGGCACCGTTAATGTCGCTTCTCTACTGATAGCCGATGACAAAGTCGCTTTTGCTCATGAAATGGAGAAATTAGGGCTAGCTGTCGTGCCTTCGATTCGCGTGTCCTCCGTCGATGAACTCCGACAGCAGATCGCCGCGGCACCTTTTTCCGGCGCGCCACTGTGTGTTAAGCCAGTAACGGGTATTTATGGCATGGGTTTTTGGCGTTTTGATGATAGCGCCTCTCCGATGGCGGTATTTACCCATCCAGAAAGACGTGTGGTTGCTCCAGCTCACTATTTACGTGCACTGAGCGAAGCGGGAAATTTTGCGCCGCTGGTGCTGATGCCCTACCTGCCTGGGCCGGAATATTCTGTCGATATGCTGGTAGAAAAAGGCAAGGTGTTGGCCGCAGTGGCACGGCGTAAGGCCGGTGCGCTGCAATATCTGGAAAATAGCGGCGAAGCTTACCAGCTCGCCATTGCCTGTGCGGAGTCGATGCAAGCGGATGGGTTAGTCAACGTGCAGACCCGCCACAATGATGATGGCGTCCCTCAACTGCTTGAGATTAACATGCGTCCTTCCGGGGGGATTGGCTATACCCGTTTTAGCGGCGTAAACCTGCCTGGGCTCTTCGCCCTGCGCCAGTTGGAATTGCTGAGTGTGCAACAGGTGGTCGAACTGGCGGCGGAAGCCTTTGAGCCCGCGACCGTGCGTACCATCACCGATGTTGTCCGCTACCAGACTACGTTGTCTAACCGACTTCAGGAAGGGTAA
- a CDS encoding TerD family protein: MVSLSKNQTISLSKQSSAISNLHFGLGWDPVKKKGLLGGLFGGNASIDLDAGCVLLDKAGNEIDTVWFRKLKSSCGSVVHSGDNLTGEGDGDDEVIRVDLNRLPQNVEFLAFTVNSFRGQTFNEVENAFCRVVDQANKEQARYQLTEQGSHTGIVIASLRRNNGQWDFTAHGQACRGRTISDMHADIVTTVVR, encoded by the coding sequence ATGGTTTCTTTAAGTAAAAACCAGACAATTTCTCTCAGCAAACAGTCTTCTGCTATCAGTAATCTTCACTTTGGGCTCGGCTGGGACCCAGTGAAAAAGAAAGGCCTCTTAGGGGGATTATTTGGCGGTAATGCGTCAATCGATCTTGATGCCGGATGCGTTCTGCTCGACAAAGCAGGTAATGAGATCGACACAGTGTGGTTTCGTAAACTGAAATCATCCTGTGGCTCGGTGGTACACAGCGGAGACAACCTGACTGGCGAGGGAGACGGCGATGACGAAGTGATCCGCGTTGACCTGAACCGATTGCCACAAAACGTCGAGTTCCTGGCATTTACCGTCAATAGCTTCCGTGGCCAAACGTTTAATGAAGTTGAAAATGCCTTCTGCCGCGTCGTTGATCAAGCCAATAAAGAACAGGCTCGCTATCAGTTGACCGAACAAGGCTCTCATACCGGGATCGTTATCGCTTCACTGCGCCGCAATAATGGCCAGTGGGATTTCACCGCTCATGGGCAGGCCTGTCGTGGCCGCACCATCAGTGATATGCACGCCGATATCGTTACCACGGTGGTACGCTAA
- a CDS encoding TerD family protein, translating into MNLTPGGNASVPNKALQVRVLSGAAVDASAFRLFATGKVQGDADMVFYGQPRNDDGSISLMHEGHNTLFTVDVTRLKPEVQKVAFTVACEGSQTIANLQRLNIQVEADNEVLVNGNVELAGRQEAALILGELYRRNNDWKFRFIAQGFNGGLQPLAEHFGIEVAAPTAHTEPTPPPAPPATSRINLSKVSLTKEKPAISLEKRDNFGEIRINLNWHREAKASGLRGMFGGSNGVDLDLGAFVEMQDGHKTVVQALGSRFGDYQDEPFVLLKGDDRTGDVSEGEWLHINGREWKNLRQVLIYAFIYEGVPSWNKTDGVVTLHIPDQPPIETRMTEGQDSRSMCAVARLVNEGGNIKVERINQFFRDHSEMDNALGWGFRWKAGSK; encoded by the coding sequence ATGAATCTGACCCCAGGCGGCAATGCGTCCGTCCCTAACAAAGCGTTGCAGGTTCGCGTCCTCTCCGGTGCCGCCGTTGATGCCAGTGCTTTCCGTCTGTTTGCAACAGGCAAGGTACAGGGCGACGCAGATATGGTGTTTTATGGTCAGCCACGCAATGATGACGGCAGCATCAGTCTGATGCATGAAGGGCACAACACCCTCTTCACCGTTGACGTCACTCGACTAAAGCCAGAAGTACAAAAGGTCGCCTTTACCGTTGCTTGTGAAGGTAGCCAAACCATCGCGAATTTACAGCGGCTCAACATTCAGGTTGAGGCTGATAATGAGGTTCTGGTTAACGGCAATGTCGAACTGGCTGGGCGTCAGGAAGCCGCCCTGATCCTGGGAGAACTTTATCGTCGTAACAATGACTGGAAGTTTCGCTTTATTGCGCAAGGATTCAACGGCGGCCTACAGCCCCTTGCCGAGCACTTCGGCATCGAAGTGGCCGCGCCTACCGCACACACTGAACCTACGCCTCCTCCGGCACCACCAGCGACAAGCCGCATCAATCTGAGCAAGGTGTCACTCACCAAAGAAAAACCAGCCATTAGCCTGGAAAAACGCGATAACTTCGGTGAGATTCGCATCAACCTAAACTGGCATCGCGAGGCCAAAGCATCCGGTCTGCGTGGGATGTTTGGGGGCAGTAACGGCGTCGATCTCGACCTCGGTGCCTTTGTCGAAATGCAAGACGGTCACAAAACCGTGGTTCAGGCGTTGGGCAGTCGCTTTGGCGATTATCAGGACGAACCCTTTGTCCTGCTCAAAGGTGACGACCGCACTGGCGATGTCTCAGAAGGCGAATGGCTGCATATCAATGGCCGCGAATGGAAAAACCTGCGCCAGGTACTGATTTACGCCTTTATTTACGAAGGTGTACCTAGCTGGAATAAAACCGACGGCGTGGTCACGCTGCACATCCCCGATCAACCACCGATCGAAACCCGCATGACGGAAGGGCAAGATAGCCGCAGCATGTGTGCGGTTGCGCGTCTGGTCAATGAAGGCGGGAACATCAAGGTCGAACGTATCAATCAGTTCTTCCGTGACCACAGCGAGATGGATAACGCACTTGGCTGGGGGTTCCGCTGGAAAGCGGGCTCAAAATAG
- a CDS encoding tellurite resistance TerB family protein translates to MSFLNKVKGAFNASREELTKQVGRFKNKKFLQGTVAVCVRIAVSSGGVSTEEKQKMIGFLKSSEELKVFDTAEVIEFFNKLVASFDFDEEVGKGETMKYILALKDQPEAAQLALRVGIAVAKSDGDFDAAEQHAVREIATALGFQPADFGL, encoded by the coding sequence ATGAGTTTTCTTAATAAGGTTAAAGGCGCCTTCAATGCCAGCCGAGAAGAGTTGACCAAACAGGTCGGACGCTTCAAGAACAAGAAGTTTCTGCAAGGTACTGTCGCCGTTTGTGTCCGCATCGCGGTATCCAGCGGTGGCGTGAGTACGGAAGAAAAACAGAAGATGATTGGTTTTCTCAAATCATCAGAAGAGTTGAAAGTGTTTGATACTGCTGAAGTTATTGAATTCTTTAACAAACTGGTTGCCAGTTTCGATTTCGATGAAGAAGTCGGAAAAGGTGAAACCATGAAATATATCCTGGCGCTCAAAGATCAGCCTGAAGCCGCACAGCTGGCGCTGCGAGTCGGTATTGCTGTTGCTAAAAGTGACGGTGATTTCGATGCAGCAGAGCAACATGCCGTGCGAGAGATCGCGACTGCGCTTGGGTTTCAACCAGCCGACTTCGGCCTTTGA
- a CDS encoding TerC/Alx family metal homeostasis membrane protein, producing the protein MVSTHIGFPTETVIVFIALAVGAIFIDLFMHRHDKPISLKSAALWSVFWVIVAMAFAGFLYIHHGTEVASLFITGYALEKVLSVDNLFVMMAIFSWFAVPDRYRHRVLYWGIIGAIVFRGIFVAIGTGLLSLGPYVEIVFALIVAWTAVMMLRSGDDNDEIEDYSQHLAYRLVKRFFPIWPKLKGHAFLLNQKEVDEELAKPENKDVTIGRGTKAAFYATPLMLCVAVVELSDVMFAFDSVPAIIAVSREPLIVYSAMMFAILGLRTLYFVLEALKQYLVHLEKAVIVLLFFIAAKLGLNATDHIWHHGYSISATTSLFVVLGVLALGIIVSVLFPAKPDAEENKES; encoded by the coding sequence ATGGTATCCACTCATATCGGCTTCCCGACAGAAACCGTCATTGTTTTTATAGCACTGGCCGTCGGGGCCATTTTTATCGACCTGTTCATGCACCGCCATGACAAGCCGATTTCATTGAAAAGCGCCGCGCTGTGGTCTGTATTCTGGGTCATTGTGGCAATGGCTTTTGCCGGTTTCCTCTATATTCATCACGGTACTGAGGTCGCCAGCCTGTTCATTACCGGCTATGCGCTGGAAAAAGTGCTATCGGTGGATAACCTGTTCGTGATGATGGCGATCTTCTCTTGGTTCGCTGTTCCCGATCGTTACCGTCACCGCGTACTCTACTGGGGGATCATCGGAGCCATCGTGTTCCGTGGTATTTTCGTCGCAATCGGTACAGGGCTGCTCAGCCTGGGGCCGTATGTCGAAATCGTCTTTGCTTTGATCGTTGCCTGGACCGCCGTCATGATGCTGAGAAGCGGCGATGATAACGACGAGATCGAAGATTACTCACAGCATCTCGCTTACCGTTTAGTGAAACGCTTCTTCCCTATTTGGCCAAAATTGAAAGGTCACGCATTTCTGTTAAACCAGAAAGAAGTGGACGAAGAACTGGCCAAACCGGAAAACAAAGACGTCACGATTGGCCGTGGAACCAAAGCCGCTTTCTACGCCACGCCACTGATGCTCTGTGTCGCGGTAGTAGAACTTTCTGACGTAATGTTCGCCTTTGACTCGGTTCCCGCTATTATTGCCGTGAGCCGTGAACCGCTGATTGTCTACAGTGCGATGATGTTCGCTATCCTAGGTTTGCGTACACTCTACTTTGTACTGGAAGCACTGAAACAATATCTGGTTCATCTGGAAAAAGCCGTTATTGTGTTGCTGTTCTTCATCGCTGCCAAGCTTGGCCTGAATGCAACCGATCACATATGGCACCATGGCTACAGCATCTCGGCAACCACCAGCCTGTTTGTTGTTCTGGGCGTACTGGCGCTAGGTATTATCGTCAGCGTACTGTTCCCAGCCAAACCCGATGCTGAGGAGAACAAGGAGAGTTAA
- a CDS encoding TerD family protein, with protein MSVSLSKGGNVSLSKAAPTMKNVLVGLGWDARATDGQDFDLDASAFLLNANGKVRGDTDFIFYNNLKSADGSVAHTGDNRTGAGDGDDESLKIKLDLIPAEVDKIVFVVTIHDAQVRNQSFGQVSGAFIRLVNDDTQAEIARYDLTEDASTETAMLFGELYRHNAEWKFRAVGQGYAGGLASVCSQYGINAS; from the coding sequence ATGAGCGTTTCTCTTTCTAAAGGCGGTAATGTCTCACTGAGTAAAGCAGCACCGACGATGAAAAATGTCTTAGTCGGTCTTGGCTGGGATGCACGCGCGACGGATGGTCAGGACTTTGACCTGGATGCTTCGGCATTCCTGCTCAATGCGAATGGCAAAGTCCGTGGCGATACTGACTTCATTTTCTACAACAACTTGAAGTCTGCTGATGGCTCAGTGGCCCACACCGGCGATAACCGTACAGGCGCGGGTGATGGAGATGACGAATCATTGAAAATTAAGCTGGATCTGATTCCGGCTGAGGTCGACAAAATCGTTTTCGTTGTCACTATCCATGATGCACAGGTTCGTAACCAGAGCTTTGGTCAGGTATCCGGCGCTTTCATTCGCCTGGTAAACGATGACACCCAAGCCGAAATCGCACGCTACGATCTGACTGAAGATGCTTCAACTGAAACCGCCATGCTGTTCGGTGAACTGTATCGTCATAATGCGGAGTGGAAATTCCGTGCCGTCGGTCAGGGCTATGCGGGTGGTTTGGCATCGGTCTGCTCACAGTATGGTATCAACGCATCCTGA